The Brachyhypopomus gauderio isolate BG-103 chromosome 1, BGAUD_0.2, whole genome shotgun sequence genome includes a window with the following:
- the LOC143520333 gene encoding aerolysin-like protein, with protein sequence MSYLADIHTIGGDGGSKFNFNGIDSGSTLTKLWVWAGGWQIKAIKVWLSNGQNKQFGNPDGKFHEFTFEYGEHFTSLSLWGNGAGSRLGGIKFKTNRPQEFSAYMTEWGLKDEYPIDVGSGICMGVTGRSGSDIDCLAFMFINTIKSTVLTDVNYTTLHDVIPKVAVQELESKTYTNNTSLVQVSTIETSTTVTKKSSWSQTNKFQFNYHCEVKAGIPKVAEVSGGYSFTLGLESTYSLDNTVEKMEKFSFPVSVAPGKTVTATITIGRVTVDLPYKGTVQITCFNDSVLKFPVSGTYKGVTYTAGKAEYTETSEA encoded by the coding sequence ATGTCATACCTGGCTGACATCCACACTATCGGTGGAGACGGAGGTAGTAAGTTTAACTTCAATGGTATTGACAGTGGATCCACCCTGACAAAGCTGTGGGTGTGGGCCGGAGGGTGGCAGATCAAAGCCATTAAGGTGTGGCTTTCAAATGGGCAGAACAAACAGTTTGGAAATCCTGATGGGAAATTTCACGAATTTACATTTGAATACGGAGAGCATTTTACTTCCCTGTCACTGTGGGGAAATGGAGCTGGATCACGTCTGGGTGGTATCAAGTTCAAGACCAACCGCCCCCAAGAGTTTTCTGCATATATGACAGAATGGGGCCTGAAAGACGAATATCCAATTGATGTTGGTTCTGGAATCTGTATGGGAGTCACAGGGCGATCAGGTTCAGACATTGACTGCTTAGCCTTCATGTTCATTAACACCATCAAGTCTACTGTGTTAACTGATGTGAATTATACCACACTACATGATGTGATACCCAAGGTGGCGGTTCAGGAACTCGAATCCAAGACTTACACCAACAATACTAGTCTGGTGCAAGTGTCCACAATAGAAACCTCAACAACAGTCACCAAAAAGTCTTCCTGGTCTCAGACCAATAAGTTTCAATTCAACTACCACTGTGAAGTTAAGGCAGGCATTCCTAAGGTTGCTGAAGTAAGTGGTGGGTACAGTTTTACTTTGGGACTTGAAAGCACTTATAGTTTAGATAACACTGTAGAGAAAATGGAGAAGTTCTCTTTCCCTGTCAGCGTTGCCCCAGGGAAAACAGTAACTGCAACTATCACGATTGGCCGGGTCACTGTTGATCTACCTTACAAAGGCACAGTGCAGATTACCTGCTTCAACGACAGTGTTCTGAAGTTTCCCGTTAGTGGGACCTACAAGGGGGTCACTTACACTGCTGGAAAAGCAGAATATACGGAGACTTCGGAGGCTTAG